GCCTCGGCCATCTCGATGCCCGCGGTCGCCGGCGCATAGAAGGCCGAACCGGTCTTGAGCAACGCGACGATCTCGCCGCCGCCGCCGCGCGTGCGCTTGACGATCTCGTCGATGCGCTCCTGCGTCGACCAGCCCATCTTGATGAGGTCGGGGATCGGGATGCCGGCGACGGTCGAATATTCGACCACGGGGACCATCGTGTCGCCATGGCCGCCGAGGACGAACGCGGTGACGTCCTGAACCGAGACCTTGAACTCTTCGGCGAGGAAGCTGCGGAAGCGCGCCGAATCGAGCACACCGGCCATGCCGACGACCTTGTTGTGCGGCAGGCCCGAGAATTCGCGCAGCGCCCACACCATCGCGTCGAGCGGGTTGGTGATGCAGATGACGAAGGCGTCGGGGGCGTTGGCCTTGATGCCCTCACCCACCGCCTTCATGACCTTCAGGTTGATACCCAGCAGATCGTCGCGGCTCATGCCCGGCTTGCGGGCGATGCCGGCGGTGACGATGATCACGTCGGCGCCAGCGATGTCGGCATAGTCGTTCGTGCCCTTGAGGGCGACGTCGAAGCCTTCCACCGGAGCGCACTGCGACAGGTCGAGCGCCTTGCCCTGGGGCACGCCTTCGACCACGTCGAACAGCACGACGTCACCGAGTTCCTTGGAAGCTGCGAGGTGCGCGAGCGTGCCGCCGATATTGCCTGCGCCGATGAGCGCGATCTTCTTCCGGGCCATCCAAATGGTCTCCCTAGCGATTCCGAATGCCCGGACTTGACACTTTGAGACCGGAGCGCGGCCCGCTTAGGCCTATCGGAACGCGGGGACAACCTGCAAAAAGCTTAGCCACCCGGAAATCTTTGCAACTACGAATTAGTTGCAATAAACCACATCCCTGCCGCGATATCAAGCATCGCCCGCAAGATCCTGATACAGCATCAGCGTATTGCCGTCAGGATCATAAAAGGTCAGCAGCCTGACCATGCCGGGTATGTCGTCGATCGGCCCATCCTGTTTGACGCCCGCCGCGTCGAGCACGGCCTTCGCGGCATCGATATCGACAACCCCGAAGGTGGGGGTGACGCCGCCCGGAGTCGCGACCTCGACCTGCGACAATCCCATATTCACCCGCGCGACAGGCGTGCTGAGTTCGCACCAGGCGATATCGTCCATGCGGTAGAGCACGGTCATGCCGAGCACCGCCTGGTACCAGGGGATCGAACGGTCGAGGCTGGTCACGCCCAGCGCCATCGTCAGCCCGCCATCGAATTCGATCGCCATCGCACCGCTCCCCGTTCGTCGATTCACGTTCCATTTGTATATCAACTATATTATTCGTCAATCGATGCTGACGCTATCGGATCTTCAGACAATGGGCGCCAATCGTTGGGCGATGCCGTTGATGGCGGCGCTGGATGGCGCCGGCGAAATCCGCTTCGCGGTGGCGGAGACGCGGCTGGCGGCGCCCCGCAACAGCTTGTCGCGCGCGTTCGACCATGTCGTCGCCGCCGGCTGGGTGATGCGCAATCCGGGACATGGCCATCCCTTGCGCCCAGAATATCTGCTGACCGACGCCGGACGCGCGATCGCTGCCGCCGCCGCACGCACGATGGCGGAACGCAGCGCGCAGGGCCTCTCCCCCGCCGATCTCGGCCGCTGGACCCTGCCGCTGGTAGCCGGCATTGCCGGTGAGAAGCGCCGTTTCGGCGACCTGCTGACGCGGTTGGCACCGGTCACCCCGCGCGCGCTCTCGCTGACGATCAAGCAGGGCATGGGGGCGTCGCTGATCGCGCGCGACCTCCGGCCGGCCAGCTTTCCGCCGCTGCCGCTCTACGGCCTCACCCCGCGCGGGAGGGCGCTCGCCGAGGCGCTGCTGGCATGAGAAAAGCTATGGCGCACCGCGACTTGGCGGCATAGCCTGCGTGCATCAGATCATCAGGGGGATCCTCATGCGCCGTCTCGCCGCCATCGCCGCCGCCTTGCTCGCCGCCACGCCGCTCGCGGCGCAGACCGCGCCCGCCAAGCCCGAGCCGGTCACCATCATCCACGCCGGCGCGTTGCTCGCCGAACCCGGCAAGCCGCCGCGCGGCGCCAGCACGATCGTCATCCGCGGCGGCAAGATCGCCGAGATCCGCGATGGCTATGCCACGCCCGAAGCCGGCGCGAAGCTCGTCGACCTCAAGGATCGTTTCGTGATGCCGGGCCTGATCGACATGCACGTCCATCTCTGGGGTATCGGCGGCGATCCGATGCGCGACCGGTTGACCGCGCTCAACCGCGACGATGCCGATGACATGATGTACGCGGTGAGCAATGCGCGCGTCACGCTCGATGCCGGCTTCACCACCGTCCGCGATCTCGGCGGCAATCCCCGCGGCATGCGTGCGCTGCGCGAGGGCGTCGAACGCGGCGACGTCGCGGGGCCGACGATCGTCAATGCCGGCGCGCCGATTTCGGTGTCGGGCGGCCATGGCGACCCCAGCAACGGGCTGGCGGAAACCTTCGCCGACGCCGTCCACCAGCATCAGATCAACACCTGCGACGGCCCCGACGATTGCCGCCGCGCGGTGCGGCAGCAGGTGGCGCTCGGCGCGCAGGTCATCAAATATATGTCGACCGGCGGGGTGCTTTCCAACGTTTCGGGCGGCCTCGGCCGGGCGATGACCGACGAGGAGATGAAGGCGGTCATCGAGACGTCGCACGGCCTCGGCCGCAAGGTCGCGACGCATAGCCATGCCGCGGCGGGCACCAAGGCGGCGATTGCGGCGGGGGTCGATACCGTCGATCATGGCACCTTCCTCGACGATGAGGCGATCCGGCTGTTCAAGGCCAATGGCACCTGGCTGGTGCCGACGATGCTGGCACCCAATGCCGCGGTTCAGCAGGCGCGCGCCGGCGTGCTGCCGCCCGCGGTGATTCCCAAGGCGGAGGAAGCGGCGGCCGCTGCCTTCGCCAGCCATTCCAAGGCGATCGCCGCCGGCGTGAAGATCGCGTTCGGCACGGACACCGGCGTCTCAAAGCATGGCGACAATGCCCAGGAATTCGCACTGCTGGTCAAAGCGGGACTGACGCCCGCCGCCGCGCTCAAGACCGCGACGGTCAACGCCGCCGAGGCGCTCGGCCGCGATGCGACGATCGGCACGATCGCGCCGGGCAAGGATGCGGACATCATCGCGGTGGCCGGCAGCCCGCTGGAGGATGTGCGGCGGATGGAGCAGGTCGATTTCGTGATGCGCCACGGCGTGGTGCACAAGCTGGCGGGCAAGCGGCAGGGCTTTCCGGCGGAGTGAGCGATGGTGCCCCTCCCCCCGGGAGGGGCACCTTACACCCTACCCCGCGTGGCCATGCCCCAGTGCGAGGTACGTCTCGGAGCGCATCTCCAGCAGCCGGCTCACCGTCCGCTCGAATTCGAACGCGCCATCGCCCGCCGGATAGAGCACGTCCGGCTCCGCATCGGCGCTGACCAGCAGCTTGACCTTATATTCGTAGAGCGCGTCGATCAGCGTCACGAAGCGCGCTGCCTCGTTGCGGTTCTCCGGCCCGAGCACCGGCACGCCGACGATGATGACGGTATGATAGCGCCGTGCGATCGCGAGATAATCCTGCGCGCCGCGGGCCTCGCCGCACAGCCGCTTGAACGAGAAGACCGCGACACCCTTCAGGCTCTTGGGCACGTGCATCGTCCGCCCGCCCGGCACAGCAATATCCTCCGAGGGCACGTGGATGCTGTCTTCGGGCGGAAAGTCGGTCAGGCGGAAGAAGGCCTCGCGCATCGCGGCGGTCGCTTCCGGCCCGTTGGGCGAGCGCCACAGGCTCATGTCGCCCAAGCGGTCGCGGCGATAGTCGGTCGGCCCGTTCAGCGCGATCACGTCGAGCCGCTGCTCGACCAGCGCGATGAAGGGCAGGAAATGCTGCCGGTTGAGCCCGTCCTTGTAGAGATCCTTGGGCGCGCGGTTCGAGGTTGCGACGATGGTGACGTCCTTGTCGACGATCAGCGCGGTGAACAGCCGCGACAGGATCATCGCGTCGGCGGTGTTGTTGACCACCATCTCGTCGAACGCAAGCAGCCGCGCCTCATCGGCGAGCGCCGCCGCAACCGGCTGGATCGGGTCACCGACCTCCTTGTCGCGCTCCACGCGCAGGCGGGCGTGGACGTCGAGCATGAACTCGTGGAAATGGACGCGACGCTTGCGGTCGATCTTCAGGCACCCGAAGAACAGGTCCATCAGCATCGATTTGCCGCGCCCGACGCCGCCCCACATATAGAGGCCGCGCACCGGATCCGGCTTGCGGCCGATCACCCGCCACAGGATCGAGCCGCGCGTCGGCACCGCCTCGAGTTCCGCCTGCAAGGTCGTCAAACGCTCCGCCGCCGCGCGCTGCTCGGGGTCGGGGCGAAGCTGGCCCGATGCGATCAGCGCTTCGTAACGGTCGATGACGATGCTCAAGCCGGCGTTCCCGTAGAGGCGCGCCGGACGGTGCCGGCGAAGGAAAGGATGTTGGTTTCGGCCTGGCGGATCAGGCCGCGCAGGAAGATCAGCCGGCGCGTCGTGCGCAGGATCTCGACCTCCGCCTCGAGCGCGATGCCGATGCGGCCCGCGCCGATGAACTGCGCCGAGAGATCGACGGTTACCGCGCCTTCGGCCGCTTCGACGCCCAGCACCTGCGCCGCCGCGAACAGCGCGGTATCGGCGAAGGACATCAGCACGCCGCCATGGACGGCACCGAGCACGTTCGAATGGCGATGCTCCGGCATCATCCGGACGATCGCGCGCCCCGCCGCATCCGTCCGGACGTGCATGTCACCCAGCACGGCGATGAAGCGCGTCGGGTCGCCCGGCAGCCAGTGCCGCCAGCCGTCCTTCCCGTCTACGGTCTCGCTTCCGTCCCCCAGCACCGTCGCGTCAGATCGCGCGCTCGGCCACCATCTTCTTGACCTCGGCGATCGCGCGCGCGGGGCTCAGGCCCTTCGGGCAGACGTTGGAGCAGTTCATGATGGTGTGGCAGCGATAGAGGCGGAACGGATCTTCCAACTCGTCGAGGCGCTCACCGGTCATCTCGTCGCGGCTGTCGGCCAGCCAGCGATAGGCCTGCAGCAGGATCGCCGGCCCCAGGAACTTGTCGCTGTTCCACCAATAGCTCGGGCAGGAGGTGGAGCAGCAGGCGCACAGGATGCACTCGTAGAGGCCGTCCAGCTTGGCACGGTCTTCCGGCGACTGGAGACGCTCCTTGCCCGAGGGCTGCGGCGTCACCGTCTTCAGCCAGGGCTGGATCGAGGCGTATTGCGCATAGAAGTGCGTGAAATCGGGGACGAGATCCTTGATCACGTCCATGTGCGGCAGCGGCGTGATACGGACGTCGCCCTTGCAGTCCTCGATCGCGGTGGTGCAGGCGAGGCCGTTCTTGCCGTTGATGTTCATCGAGCACGAACCGCAGATCCCCTCGCGGCAGGAGCGGCGGAACGTCAGGCTCGGGTCCTGCTCGCTCTTCATCTTGATCAGCGCGTCGAGCACCATCGGCCCGGTTTCATCCAGGTCGAGCTCGAACGTGTCGTAATGCGGATTCTCGCCGGCGTCGGGATCGTAGCGATAGACCTTGAACTTCTTGACGTTCGTCGCTTCCGGATCCGCCTTGTGGGTCTTGCCGTCGGGCTTGATCTTGCTGTTTGCCGGAAGGGTGAATTCTGCCATCTGTTCGATCCGATCGCCGCTGGAATGGACCCCCGATAGTCAATCGGGGCCCGCACCTCAACCGCCTATCAGATCGACGCGTTCAAGGCGTGTTTCGGCGATCGCTGCGATCGATTCGCATCAATTGTTCGCGGACGCAGCGCGGCGCCCGGCAACCCACCAGAAGCGGCCGCCCTGCAGCAGCGCCGCGACCATCATCCCCCCGCCCGATGCCCAGACCAGCGCCGGCGCGCCAAGGCCGCGATCGACCAGCAGCCAGCCGAGCCCGCCGGTGATGACGAAGAAGGCGAGGATGCTGTTGACGCCCGATGCCACCTGATCGCCGAACGACCGCAGCGCATAGACGAACACGACCTGCACGCCGTCGAACAGGATGAAGGGCGCCCAGATCGCGAGCAGCGCCGCCGCCAGCAGATGCACCGCATCGGTGCCGGGAAACAGCATGACGACCGGTGTGGCCGCGAAGCCGAGCAGGATGGCGAGCAATGCCGTGCCCGCGAACGTCATCGCCGCAGCGATCAGCGCGCGCGGCGCCGCCGCCTGCGGCTGCCCCTCCCCCACCGCATTGCCCACGCGGACGCCGGCGGCGGAGCCCAGCCCCAGCGCCAGCGCGAAGGTGACGTTGTGCAGCGAGAAGACGATCTGGAAAGCGTGCGCCGAAACCTCGCC
The window above is part of the Sphingomonas sanxanigenens DSM 19645 = NX02 genome. Proteins encoded here:
- a CDS encoding winged helix-turn-helix transcriptional regulator, which translates into the protein MGANRWAMPLMAALDGAGEIRFAVAETRLAAPRNSLSRAFDHVVAAGWVMRNPGHGHPLRPEYLLTDAGRAIAAAAARTMAERSAQGLSPADLGRWTLPLVAGIAGEKRRFGDLLTRLAPVTPRALSLTIKQGMGASLIARDLRPASFPPLPLYGLTPRGRALAEALLA
- the mdh gene encoding malate dehydrogenase; protein product: MARKKIALIGAGNIGGTLAHLAASKELGDVVLFDVVEGVPQGKALDLSQCAPVEGFDVALKGTNDYADIAGADVIIVTAGIARKPGMSRDDLLGINLKVMKAVGEGIKANAPDAFVICITNPLDAMVWALREFSGLPHNKVVGMAGVLDSARFRSFLAEEFKVSVQDVTAFVLGGHGDTMVPVVEYSTVAGIPIPDLIKMGWSTQERIDEIVKRTRGGGGEIVALLKTGSAFYAPATAGIEMAEAYLKDKKRVLPCAAYLSGEYGVNDLYVGVPVIIGAGGVEKVIEIALNDEAKANLAVSVDAVKELLVACKGIDESLA
- a CDS encoding PaaI family thioesterase, with protein sequence MLGDGSETVDGKDGWRHWLPGDPTRFIAVLGDMHVRTDAAGRAIVRMMPEHRHSNVLGAVHGGVLMSFADTALFAAAQVLGVEAAEGAVTVDLSAQFIGAGRIGIALEAEVEILRTTRRLIFLRGLIRQAETNILSFAGTVRRASTGTPA
- a CDS encoding succinate dehydrogenase iron-sulfur subunit; protein product: MAEFTLPANSKIKPDGKTHKADPEATNVKKFKVYRYDPDAGENPHYDTFELDLDETGPMVLDALIKMKSEQDPSLTFRRSCREGICGSCSMNINGKNGLACTTAIEDCKGDVRITPLPHMDVIKDLVPDFTHFYAQYASIQPWLKTVTPQPSGKERLQSPEDRAKLDGLYECILCACCSTSCPSYWWNSDKFLGPAILLQAYRWLADSRDEMTGERLDELEDPFRLYRCHTIMNCSNVCPKGLSPARAIAEVKKMVAERAI
- a CDS encoding VOC family protein, whose amino-acid sequence is MAIEFDGGLTMALGVTSLDRSIPWYQAVLGMTVLYRMDDIAWCELSTPVARVNMGLSQVEVATPGGVTPTFGVVDIDAAKAVLDAAGVKQDGPIDDIPGMVRLLTFYDPDGNTLMLYQDLAGDA
- the zapE gene encoding cell division protein ZapE is translated as MSIVIDRYEALIASGQLRPDPEQRAAAERLTTLQAELEAVPTRGSILWRVIGRKPDPVRGLYMWGGVGRGKSMLMDLFFGCLKIDRKRRVHFHEFMLDVHARLRVERDKEVGDPIQPVAAALADEARLLAFDEMVVNNTADAMILSRLFTALIVDKDVTIVATSNRAPKDLYKDGLNRQHFLPFIALVEQRLDVIALNGPTDYRRDRLGDMSLWRSPNGPEATAAMREAFFRLTDFPPEDSIHVPSEDIAVPGGRTMHVPKSLKGVAVFSFKRLCGEARGAQDYLAIARRYHTVIIVGVPVLGPENRNEAARFVTLIDALYEYKVKLLVSADAEPDVLYPAGDGAFEFERTVSRLLEMRSETYLALGHGHAG
- a CDS encoding amidohydrolase family protein, whose translation is MRRLAAIAAALLAATPLAAQTAPAKPEPVTIIHAGALLAEPGKPPRGASTIVIRGGKIAEIRDGYATPEAGAKLVDLKDRFVMPGLIDMHVHLWGIGGDPMRDRLTALNRDDADDMMYAVSNARVTLDAGFTTVRDLGGNPRGMRALREGVERGDVAGPTIVNAGAPISVSGGHGDPSNGLAETFADAVHQHQINTCDGPDDCRRAVRQQVALGAQVIKYMSTGGVLSNVSGGLGRAMTDEEMKAVIETSHGLGRKVATHSHAAAGTKAAIAAGVDTVDHGTFLDDEAIRLFKANGTWLVPTMLAPNAAVQQARAGVLPPAVIPKAEEAAAAAFASHSKAIAAGVKIAFGTDTGVSKHGDNAQEFALLVKAGLTPAAALKTATVNAAEALGRDATIGTIAPGKDADIIAVAGSPLEDVRRMEQVDFVMRHGVVHKLAGKRQGFPAE